Below is a genomic region from Lysobacter terrestris.
CGCCAGGGCGAAGGCGAACACCGCGACGAAGGCGAGCAGGAGCAGCATGCCTTCGCCGCGCGAGAGGGTGCCGTCCGCGCCCAGCGCAAGCACCGCGATCGTGCCGAGCACGAGCACCAGCAGCAGCGGGCTCAGCGCGCGCCAGCGCACCACGATCGGCGCCGCCAGTGCGGCCGCGCCGAGGGTGAGGCCGATGTTGGCGACGTTGCTGCCCACCGCGTTGCCGAGTGCGAGTTCGTCCTGGCCGTGGAAGATGGCGACCAGGTTCACCCCCAGCTCCGGCAGCGAGGTCGCGAAGGCGACGAGCACCAGGCCGGTGGTGAAGGCACTCAGGCCGAAGCGTTGCGCCAGCCCGGCGGCGCCCTTGACGATGGAATCGCCACCCAGCGCAAGCAGCACCAGACCCAACAAGAACAAGCCGATGGCAGTCAGCATCGCGGTCCCCTCCGGAGGTTGCCGGGGATCTTACGGGGTTTGGCGTGAGGGGTGATCGGCCCGGCCATCGCCCTGCTAGCCGCAGCCTTCCACGTAGTCGACCTGCGGCGGCACGCCGACGCGCCACTCGCTCACCTTGCCGGCGGCGTCGGTCTCGAACACCAGCACGCTGCCGCCGTCCGCGGCTGTGCTGCGCAGGTACCTGGCGCCTTCGACGTACTTGTGCGGCTGTTCGACGATGCCGGCATAGCGGCCGCGGATGTCGTCGGCGGACATGCCCACGCGACCGCCGCCCGGCGCTTCCACGCCGTCCGTATCGACGTCGATGCGGACGAAGCGCTGCCCCTCGATCATGAAGCCCACGCGCAGGCCGTCGTGGCTGTTTGGCGCGGGATACAGGTAGTAGCAGCCCTGCGGATCGCCGGGGCCGCCGACCATCTCCGTGCCCCACGCGGCACGCACGGCGTCCGCGTTCGCGCCGAAGCGGACATCGCGGAAGCCGGCGTAGCTGATCGCATTCGCCGCGGAGGTGGGTGTCGTGGCAGCCGGTGCGGCCGGTTGTGGTTCCCGCGCCGGGACCGATGGCGACGCCGCGGGTGCGGCGGCCGCGGGCGCCGCGTTGCCGGCATCGCGCCCGGCGCGGTCCGTGCACCCCGCCGCGCACGCCACGCCGATGGCGCACACCACACCCATGATGCCTGCACGCAGTCCGGATCCTGTTTCGACACGCATCGTCGTTCTCCCTTCGCACGGAAGCCGCAGTGTGGCGGCGACGCGTTAACCGCACGCGAAGCTGTCACGTTGCCTTCATGGTTTGCCCCTACCCTGCGCGCCCAGGGGGACACCACGCCATGGCGCTGAGCAAGACCGAACGCGCGCGTGCCGCATTGCACGCCCACGCCGGAGCGGGCCTGAGCCTGGCCGAACGCCGCGTGCTGATCCTGTGCGACGGCCAGCGCAACCGCGACGACCTGGTCGCGCTGCTCGGTGCCGGCGCGCTGTCGATCATCGAGCGCCTGCTGCAGGACGGCTATCTCGCGCTGGAGAGCGGTGCGACTGCCGTGCCGCGCCTGGCGACGTCCGCCGGACAGCCGGTCGAAGCCACACCTGCCGCGCCCGCGCCGATCGTGTCGGTCGCGCCCCCCGCGCGCGCGACCTCACGTCGCTCGCTGGCGGCCAGCAAGATGTACCTGGTCGACATGCTGCAGTTGCAGCGCGATCCCGAATCGGTATCGCTGCGCGCGGAAATCCAGACCAGTCCCAGCGAGGACGAACTGGTCTACCGGATGATGAAAGGCCTGCACCACCTGCAGGCGGTCGCGGCCGCCAGTTATGCGCGCCGCGTCGGCGATCGCCTCGCCGAGATCCTGCCCGAGCAGCACGTCTCGCGGCTCGACCAGGCGCGCGCGGCCTGGCTGCAATCCGCTGCCGCCGTGGCGTGAGCCGCCACGCGGATCAGGTCGGCGCGAAATTCTTCTTCAAGCCGGCCCAGCAGGCCTGGTAGTCGCGCTGGCGGTACGCGGCATCGAGGGCCTGCCGCGTCGGCCGGATCACCGCGCGCGACTCGAACATGAAGGCCATCGTGCCGGTGATGACGTCCGGCTTCGACAGGTCCGCCGCGCTCGCCTTCTCGAACGTCGCCGCATCGGGACCATGTCCCGTCATCGAGTTGTGCAGCGAGCAGCCGCCCGGCGCGAAGCCTTCGGCCTTGGCGTCGTACACGCCGGTGACCAGGCCCATGAATTCGCTGGCGATGTTGCGATGGAACCACGGCGGGCGGAACGTGTCCTGCGCCACCAGCCAGCGCGGCGGGAAGATCACGAAGTCCATGTTGCTGGTGCCCGGCGTGTCGCTGGGCGAATGCAGCACCAGGAAGATCGACGGATCGGGGTGGTCGTAGCTGATCGAACCGATCGTGTTGAAGCGGCGCAGGTCGTACTTGTACGGCGCGTAGTTGCCGTGCCAGCCGACCACGTCGAGCGGCGAATGCCCGATCGGCGCGCGCCACAGGTGGCCCTGGAACTTGGCGATCAGTTCGAATTCGCCTTCAGCCTCCTCGTACGCGGCATTCGGCGTGAGGAAGTCGCGCGGATTGGCCAGGCCGTTGGAGCCGATCGGGCCCAGGTCCGGCAACTGCAGCATCGCGCCGAAGTTCTCGCACACGTAGCCGCGCGCCTGCCCATCGGGCAGTTCGACGCGGAAGCGCACGCCGCGCGGGATCACCGCGATTTCCTGCGGCTCGACGTCGAGCACGCCCATCTCGGTGGCGATGTGCAGGCGGCCCTGCTGCGGCACGATCAGCAGCTCGCCGTCGGCGTCGTAGAAGTAGCGGCCCTGCATCGGCTTGTTGGCGGCGTACAGGTGCACGCCGATGCCGTTCTGGCCTTCGGGCGAACCGTTGCCGGCCATGGTGAACAGGCCGTCGACAAAATCCACCGGCACCTGCGGCATCGGCGGCGGGCTCCAGCGCAGCTGGTCCGGCGTGACCGGGGCTTTGCCGAAATCGTTGTGGAAGTGGGAATGGAGATACGGCGCGAACGCCCCATGCATCGCCGCCGGACGGATGCGGTACAACCAGCTGCGGCGGTTGTGCGAGCGCGGTGCGGTGAACGCGGTGCCGCTCAGCTGCTCCGCGTACAAGCCGTGCGCGACGCGCTGCGGCGAGTTGCGCCCCTCGGGCAGCGTGCCGGCGACGGCTTCCGTCGCGAATTCGTTGCCGAAACCGGATTGGTAGCCGTTCGATTTCATCGCCTGTCCGTAGGGCGGGCCCTGGCCCGCCGGCTTGGTCTTGGTAACGCGGTCAAAGGCGGGCCAAGGCCCGCCCTACGAGTGGATCGGGAGCCTTACAGCACGCCGCGCTTCATCTGGTCGCGCTCGATGCTCTCGAACAGCGCCTGGAAGTTGCCCTCGCCGAAGCCTTCGTTGCCCTTGCGCTGGATGATCTCGAAGAAGATCGGGCCGATCGCGTTCTGGGTGAAGATCTGCAGCAGCTTGCGCTGCTTGGTCTCGGCGTCGGCGTCGATCAGGATCTTGTTCTTCGCCAGGCGCGCGACGTCCTCGCCGTGGTTGGGCACGCGCTGGTCGATCACCTCGAAATAGGTCTCCGGGGTGTCGAGGAACTCCACGCCCTGCGCGCGCATCGCTTCCACCGTGTCGTAGATGTTGTCGGTGAAGCAGGCGATGTGCTGGATGCCCTCGCCCTTGTAGGCGTCGAGATATTCGTTGATCTGCGACTTGGGATCGCTGGATTCGTTGAGCGGAATGCGCACGATGCCGTCCGGCGCGGTCATCGCCTTCGAGACCAGGCCGGTCTTCGCGCCCTTGATGTCGAAGTAGCGGATCTCGCGGAAATTGAACAGGCGCTCGTAGTAATCCGACCACTTCTGCATGTTGCCGAAGTAGAGGTTGTGGGTGAGGTGGTCGATGAAGGTCAGGCCGAACCCGACCGGATCCTGCTCGGCGCCCTGCACCGGCAGGAAGTCCTCGTACATGCTGCCGTTGTCGCCGTAGCGGTCGACCAGGTACAGCATGCAGTCGCCGATGCCCTTCACCACCGGCGCATCGACCGCCTTGCTGGCGGCCTTGTCGGTGATCGCTTCGCCACCGTTGTTGACGACGGTGTCGAACACGACGCCGGCGGGCTTCTGGAAACGGATCGCGAAGCCGCAGGCGCTCGGGCCGTGCTTGGCGGCGAAATCGGCGGCGAAGCTGTCGGGATCCTCGTTCACCAGGAAGTTCACGCCGCCCTGGCGGTACACCGTGATCGGGCGCGTCTTGTGGCGCAGCACCGCGGTGAAGCCCATCTTGCGGAAGTAGTCGTGCAGCAGTTCGCCCTGGCCTTGCGGCGCGGCGAATTCGACGAACTCGAAGCCGTTGATGCCGAGCGGGTTCTCGAACGTGGTGACCTGCATGCCGAGATTCGGACCGGTGCCGGTGCCGGGGGTGGCGGTCTGGACGCTCATGCGGGGGACTCCTGTTAACGTGGGTCGCGACAGTGCCCGCGCGGGCGGGCCTGGCTGGAAGCCAACTATAGTTTCATATGAAACCAACAACAAGCCACGATAGCACCGATGCTCCGGGGGCGGACCGCCCTTCGTCGGCCCCGTCCGACGAACACGCACACTGGGAACTCGACCGTTTCCTGCCCTACCGCCTCAGCATCCTCTCCAACCGGGTCAGCCAGACCATCGCCGGCGCCTACGCCCGCCGCTTCGGCCTGGGCGTGACCGAGTGGCGGGTGATCGCCGTCCTCGGCCGCTACCCCGGCCTGTCGGCCAATGCGGTGGCCGCGCGCACCGCGATGGACAAGGTTGCGGTCAGCCGCACCGTCGCCCGCCTGCTCGAGCGCGGCCTGCTCCAGCGCGACACCCACGACGACGACCGCCGCCGCTCGGTGCTGGAACTCAGCCGCGACGGCTACAGCATCTACGACGAAGTCGTGCCGGTCGCGCTGGACTACGAACGCCGCCTGCTCGCCCCGCTCGACGCGGACGAACGCGCGCAGCTCGACCGCCTGCTGCGCAAGCTCAACGAAGGCGTGGCGCAGCTGGAAGTGGAGCCCGACACGCCACTGCCGCGCGACTGACGCGCGACGCGCTAGCAAGCGCGCAAAGAAAAACGGCGGCCATTGGCCGCCGTTTTTCTTGTCGTCCCGAGTGAAGCGAGGGACCTGCTGGTGCTTCAACGCATCTCCAGGCAGATCCCTCACTGCGTCCGGGACGATGCAATGGCAAAGCCGTGCGCGCGTTGCGCGCACGGCCCATCGCATCACTTCACGCCGTGCATCAGGCGCTGGATCAGCGGCGCGATCAGGAACAGCAGCGCGCCCGGGATCACCAGGGCCCAGAAGCCGAAGGTGTAGCCCGACAGCGCCGAGGCCGCGGTCATGCCGGTCTCGCCGCTGACGTGGCCGGCGAAGATGCCGGACAGGTTGTTGCCGATGCCGGTGGACAGGAACCAGCCGCCCATGCCGAAGCCGACCAGGCGCAGCGGCGCCAGCTTGGTCACCATCGACAGGCCGATCGGCGACAGGCACAGCTCGCCGATGGACTGGATCACGTAGACCATGAACAGCGTCCAGAACGGGATCATGCCGGCGGCGTTGAGCAGCGAGGTCAGCGCGAACATCAGCAGCAGGAAGGCCAGGCCGTTGAAGATCAGGCCGAGGCCGAACTTGCGCGGGATCGACGGGTTCGCGTTGCCGAGCTTCACCCACAGCCAGGCCATGATCGGCGCGAACGCGATGATCGCCAGCGAGTTCACCGATTGGAACCAAGCCACCGGGAAGGCGAAGCCCATGACGTTCTTGTCGACGATCTTCTCGGCGAGGAAGGTGAAGGAGCTGCCGGCCTGCTCGAAGAACATCCAGAACAGGATGTTGAAGGTGAAGATGATAAGCATCGCGATGGCGCGGTCGCGCTGCACCGGGCCCTCCTTGATGCCTTCGATCAGGATCATGATGCACAGCAGGGCGAACATCGGGAACAGCACGTACCACTGCAGCGTGGTCGCCGCGATGGACAGCAGGAAGTAGATCAGCGGGATCGCGACCAGCGCGCCGCCCAGCACGTACAGCACCTTGTGCTTGCCGCCGCCGTCGGCTTCCGGCGGGCGACCGATGCCGGCCAGCTGCGCGCGGCCGAACCAGAACCAGACCAGCGAGACCAGCATGCCGATGCCGGCGGAGATGAAGACCATCTTGTAGGCGGGCATCTCATCCGTGCCGAACACCTTGCTGGCCAGCCAACCGGTGAAGATCGGCGCGAACATCGCGCCCAGGTTGATGCCCATGTAGAAGATGGTGAAGCCCGAATCGCGGCGACCGTCGGTCGGCGAATACAGCTTGCCCACCATCGTCGAGATGTTCGGCTTGAACAGGCCGTTGCCGGCGATGATCGTGGCCAGGCCGAACTTGAAGACTTCCGGGTTCGGCATGGAGATCATGAACAGGCCGGCCGCCATGATCACCGCGCCCAGCAGGATCGAACGCTGGTAGCCCAGCACCCGGTCCGCCACGTAGCCGCCGAAGATCGCACCGGCGTACACCAGCGCCAGGTAGGCGCCGTAGGTCTGGTTCGCCGAAGCTTCGCCAGTGGAACTGCCCGCATAGAACTGGGCAACGATGTAGAGCACCAGCGCCCAGCGGATGCCGTAGAAGGCGAAGCGCTCCCAGAACTCGGTCATGAACAGCATCCACAACGGCTGCGGATGTCCCATCACCTGCTTGAATTCCGGGATCGGAGCGCCCGGTGTTGTCGTGCTTGCGGCACCGCTCATGCGGTTTCCCCCGTCAGTGATTCAGAAAAAAGCCCCGGCGCGGCGCGCGGGACGGGCGAGGATTACCGACGGCGGCGGCGGGCGTCAAACCCGAAAACCGTTGCTGCAACGCAGCAACGGGCTATTTCGCGGGCTCCCGGGCCAATCGCCAAAGTCGGTCAGGCCGACGTTCAGGCCGGCGGCGCCCCGTAGGCGGCACCGGGGCCGATGGCCGTGCGCACTTCGAACAATTCAGGGAAGAAGGTCAGCTCCAGCGCCTGCTTGAGGAAACCCACGCCCGAGGACCCGCCCGTGCCGCGCTTGAAGCCGATGATGCGCAGCACCGTGCGCATGTGGCGGAAGCGCCACAGCTGGAACTGCGTCTCCACGTCGACCAGGTCCTCGCAAAGCGCGTACTCGCGCCAGTAGGTGCCGGTGTCCTCGTAGATGCGCTCGAACACGGACACCAGCGCGGGATCGGCGACATGCGACTGCGACCAGTCGCGTTCGCGCTGCGGGATGGCGTGGCCCCAGCGCGCGAGGTAGATCAGCAATTCGTCGTACAGGCTCGGCGCCTCCAGCACGTCCTTCAGCGCGGCGTGGCCGGTCGCGTCGTGCGCGAACACCTTGAGCATCTGCGCATTCTTGTTGCCGAGCAGGAATTCGATGGTGCGGTACTGCAGCGACTGGAAGCCCGACGAGGGGCCGAGCACGTCGCGGAATTCCATGTATTCCGACGGCGTCAGCGTCTCCAGCACCGACCACATGTTGGTGAGCTGGTCGAGCACGCGCTTGCAGCGCGCGAGCACCTTGCGGCACTGCCAGACCTGGTCGGCGCGCAGGTAGGCGATCGCGGCGCGCAGCTCGTGGATCATCAGCTTCATCCACAGCTCCGAGACCTGGTGCTGGACGATGAACAGCAGCTCGTCGTGGTGCGGCGGGTTCGACAGCGGGTGCTGGGCCGACAGCAGCCGCTCCAGCTGCAGGTAGCCGCCGTAGGTCATGCGTCCGGACAGGTCGGTATGGATGCCTGTTTCCAGGTCGCGCTGGTTCTTGTCGACGGTCATGCGTGGGGGCCTTCTGCGGGGCGCAAAGGGTACCGCATCGACCCGGCGGGTCCCCCGTCCTGTGCACTGCGTCATGCCGGTGCAACGCGGGCATGGATAATGTCGCCACCATTGCCCCACCAAGGGGCAGGCCACGCGCCGGTCCTGGGCCAACCGGCGCATTCCACCAGGGGAAGTAGCAATGAGATCAGCTGCACGCGGCACCGCCGCGCTGCTGGCGATGGCCCTTGCGGGCGTCGCGCACGCAGATTGCATCAGCATCACCGGTTCGGTCTACAGCCAGAACTTCAATACGCTGGCGAACACCGGCCTCGCTTCGGCATTGCCGCCAGGCTGGCTGATCCGCGAGACCGGCAGCAGCGCCAACGGCCAGTACGCCGGTGGCACCGGCAGCTCCACCACCGGCGACACCTACAGCTTCGGCAGCGCCGGTACGGCCGAGCGCGCGCTCGGCGGCCTGCGCAGCAACGCGCTGGCACCGAGCTGGGGCGCCTGCTTCACCAATGCCACCGACGCACCGGTCGGCGCCCTGGACCTCGCCTACACCGGCGAGCAATGGCGCTTCGGCGTCACCGGCCGCACCGTGCCCGACCGCGTCGACTTCCAGTACAGCCTCGACGCCACCAGCCTCGGCGACGGCACCTGGATCGACGTCGACGCGCTCGACTTCGCCACGCCGGCCCTGGGCGGCACCGCCGGCCTGCGCGACGGCAACGTCGACCCGAACCGCGCCGCGCTCGCCGCGACGCTGGACGGCTTCTCGCTCGCGCCGGGCGCGACGATCTGGATCCGCTGGAACGACGCCGACATCAGCAGCTCCGACGACGGCCTGGCCATCGACGACTTCTCGCTCGCCGTGCACGGCGATGCGGGCGGCCCGCCGGCGCTGGAGGTGGGCGACACCAGCGCCGACGAAGGCGACGCCGGCACCACGCCGCTGTTCTTCACCTTCCGCCTGGACAAGCCCGCCGGCGCCGCCGGCGTGGTGATCGGCTACACGACGCAGGACGGCACCGCCACCGCGGGCAGCGACTACGCCGCCGCCAGCGACACCGTCACCATTCCCGCCGGCGAAACCGCGGTCACCATCGCCATCGACGGCAACGGCGACACCGCGCAGGAAGCCGACGAAACCTTCACCCTCGCCATCACCAGTGCCACCGGCGCCGGCATCGCCGATGCACAGGCGATCGGCACGATCCGCAACGACGATTTCGTGGTCTCCGCGATCCACGACATCCAGGGCCCGGGCGCGACCTCGCCGCTGGCGAACCAGTTCGTCACCACCGTGGGCGTGGTCACCGGCCGCAAGGGCAACGGCTTCTTCCTGCAGGCCAGCGATGCGGAAGCCGACGCCGATCCGCTCACGTCCGAAGGCGTGTTCGTCTTCACCGGATCCGCGCCGTCGGCCGCCGCCGCGGTCGGCAACCGCGTGCGCGTGCGCGGCACGGTGTTCGAATTCGTGCCGCCGTCCGCTCCCGGCCAGTTGCCGCTCACCGAAATCGGCGGCAGCCCGTCGGTGACGATGCTGTCGGGCGGCCATGCCCTGCCCGCGCCGATCGCGCTGACCGCGGCGATGACCGATCCGGCCGGCGGCTTCGGCCAGCTCGAACCGCTCGAAGGCATGCGCGTCACCGGCAGCCTGACCACGGTTTCCGCCAGCGATGGCTTCAAGACGCCGTACAACGCCACCGGCGGCATCAACGGCATCTTGCAGGCGGTCATCACCGGCATCGCACGGCCGTTCCGTGAGCCGGGCATTTCCGTGCTCGATGCCATCCCGGGCGGTGGCACCTCGCCGCCGATCCCGCGCTGGGACGCGAACCCGGAGATCGTCACCATCGACAGCGACACGCTCGCCAGCGGTGCCGGCCTCATCGGTGCGAACTACCAGCTCGACCTGCCCGCCGGCAGCGTGATCGAAGGCCTCACCGGCCCGCTCGACTACGGTTTCGGCCGCTACACGATCCATCGCGATCCGATGGTGCCGCTCAACGTGACGACCACGCCGCGGCCGCGCGCCGCGCGCGTGCCCGGCGGCAACGAGTTCACCGTCGCCGCGTACAACATGGAGCGCTTCTTCGACACCGTCGATGACCCGGCCGTCGACGACGATCGCGCCAACGCCGCGGCCTACGCCACGCGCCTGCAGAAAGCGTCGCTGGGCGTGCGCGATTACCTGCACGCACCCGATGTCCTCGCTGCGATCGAGATCGAGAACCTCGGCGTGTTGCAGGCGCTGGCGGCGAAGATCAACGCCGACGCGGTGGCCGCGGGCCAGGCCGATCCGCAATACGTCGCCTACCTGTTCGAGGGCCACGACATCGGTGGCATCGACATCGGCTACCTGGTGAAAACCGCGCCGGTGGCGGGCGGCAAGCCGCGCGTGGAAGCGCTGTCGGTCGCCCAGCCCGATACCGATCCGTTCTTTGAGCCGGGCCGCTACCTCAACGACCGTCCGCCGCTGCTCCTCAAGGCAGTGGTGAACTACGACGACGGCCGCGCGTTCCCGATCACCGTGGTCGGCGTGCACCAGCGTTCGTTCAACGACACCGACGTCACCGGCGCGGCCGGCGACCGCGCGCGGCTGAAGCGACTGGAACAGGCGAAGTTCCTCGCCAACCTGGTGCAGGGCATCCAGACCGCGTCGCCGCAGACGCGCGTCGTCGTGCTCGGCGACTTCAACGCGTTCGCGTTCAACGACGGCCTGGGCGACATCATGGGCGTCACCGCCGGCACGCCGGTGGCCGAGGAGCAGACCGTGACGCCGGGCGACGCCGTCGACCTGGTGGATCCGGACCTGGTCAACCTGGGCGAACTCGCGCCGGCCAGCGAGCGCTATTCGTACTCGTACGAAGGCCACGCACAGACGCTGGACCACGTGCTGGTGAACGAGGAACTGATCGTCACCACGCGCACGTCCACGATCGACCACGCGCGCATCAACGCCGACTTCAGCGACAGCAACCGCAGCGACGCGACCACGCCCACGCGCCTGGCCGACCACGACCCGGTGATCGCCTACTTCGATCCGCGCCCGGTCGCCGACCTGGCCATCACCGCGACGGCAGATGCCGCGTCGGTGTCGGTCGACGGCACGCTCGCCTTCACTGCCACCGCGCACAACAACGGTCCGGAAGCGGCCGAATCGGTCGGCGTCGGCTTCGCCCTCGATGCGGTGCTGCCGACGATGGCCGTCGCCGCGCCGGCGGGCTGGAGCTGCGACACCGCGCAGGTCGACGCCGGCCGCACCTCGGTGGCGTGCCATGCCACCGCGCTGGCGAAGGACGCCGACGCGCAGTTCGCGATCACCGCGGCCACCACGCCGGATACCGCGCACGCGACGGTGTCGCTGGCGGCCGCCGTCGATGCGCTGTCGCTCGACCCGCAGCCGGGCAACGACCAGGCCACCGCCTCGCTCGAGGTCGCCGCACGCGTCGACCTGTCGCTGCGCATCGCCGGCCCGGCGAAGAAGCTGCACTACGCCAGCCTCGCGCCGTTCGCCATCGACCTGCGCAATGCCGGCACCTACACGGCGAAGCAGGCGACGATGACCCTGCGCGGCGATGCACCGGCGGCGAACGTGTCGGTCACCGCGCCGGCCGGCTGGCAGTGCACGGTCGCCGACACCGTGGCCAACAGCTTCGAAGCCGTGTGCGGTGCGACGGCGCTGCTCGCGATCGACGTCAACCAGCACTTCGACGTGGTGGTGAATGTACCGGCACGCTCGGACAGCACGCAGTTCCTGACGCTCACGGCCACCGCGGCTTCGGCCTCCATCGAAACGGCGCCGGCCAACAACGCGGCGACCTACCAGAACCGCATCGTGGGCGTGCCGTAACCCGGTCGCCCGCAACCGGCAAGTGCAGAAAGCGCGGCCCATGGCCGCGCTTTCTGTTTGCGCGCACGGAAACCGACGTGCGCCCCCGTCTTGCCGCATTGCGCAAC
It encodes:
- a CDS encoding Calx-beta domain-containing protein, which gives rise to MRSAARGTAALLAMALAGVAHADCISITGSVYSQNFNTLANTGLASALPPGWLIRETGSSANGQYAGGTGSSTTGDTYSFGSAGTAERALGGLRSNALAPSWGACFTNATDAPVGALDLAYTGEQWRFGVTGRTVPDRVDFQYSLDATSLGDGTWIDVDALDFATPALGGTAGLRDGNVDPNRAALAATLDGFSLAPGATIWIRWNDADISSSDDGLAIDDFSLAVHGDAGGPPALEVGDTSADEGDAGTTPLFFTFRLDKPAGAAGVVIGYTTQDGTATAGSDYAAASDTVTIPAGETAVTIAIDGNGDTAQEADETFTLAITSATGAGIADAQAIGTIRNDDFVVSAIHDIQGPGATSPLANQFVTTVGVVTGRKGNGFFLQASDAEADADPLTSEGVFVFTGSAPSAAAAVGNRVRVRGTVFEFVPPSAPGQLPLTEIGGSPSVTMLSGGHALPAPIALTAAMTDPAGGFGQLEPLEGMRVTGSLTTVSASDGFKTPYNATGGINGILQAVITGIARPFREPGISVLDAIPGGGTSPPIPRWDANPEIVTIDSDTLASGAGLIGANYQLDLPAGSVIEGLTGPLDYGFGRYTIHRDPMVPLNVTTTPRPRAARVPGGNEFTVAAYNMERFFDTVDDPAVDDDRANAAAYATRLQKASLGVRDYLHAPDVLAAIEIENLGVLQALAAKINADAVAAGQADPQYVAYLFEGHDIGGIDIGYLVKTAPVAGGKPRVEALSVAQPDTDPFFEPGRYLNDRPPLLLKAVVNYDDGRAFPITVVGVHQRSFNDTDVTGAAGDRARLKRLEQAKFLANLVQGIQTASPQTRVVVLGDFNAFAFNDGLGDIMGVTAGTPVAEEQTVTPGDAVDLVDPDLVNLGELAPASERYSYSYEGHAQTLDHVLVNEELIVTTRTSTIDHARINADFSDSNRSDATTPTRLADHDPVIAYFDPRPVADLAITATADAASVSVDGTLAFTATAHNNGPEAAESVGVGFALDAVLPTMAVAAPAGWSCDTAQVDAGRTSVACHATALAKDADAQFAITAATTPDTAHATVSLAAAVDALSLDPQPGNDQATASLEVAARVDLSLRIAGPAKKLHYASLAPFAIDLRNAGTYTAKQATMTLRGDAPAANVSVTAPAGWQCTVADTVANSFEAVCGATALLAIDVNQHFDVVVNVPARSDSTQFLTLTATAASASIETAPANNAATYQNRIVGVP
- a CDS encoding MarR family winged helix-turn-helix transcriptional regulator, with amino-acid sequence MKPTTSHDSTDAPGADRPSSAPSDEHAHWELDRFLPYRLSILSNRVSQTIAGAYARRFGLGVTEWRVIAVLGRYPGLSANAVAARTAMDKVAVSRTVARLLERGLLQRDTHDDDRRRSVLELSRDGYSIYDEVVPVALDYERRLLAPLDADERAQLDRLLRKLNEGVAQLEVEPDTPLPRD
- a CDS encoding tryptophan 2,3-dioxygenase, producing MTVDKNQRDLETGIHTDLSGRMTYGGYLQLERLLSAQHPLSNPPHHDELLFIVQHQVSELWMKLMIHELRAAIAYLRADQVWQCRKVLARCKRVLDQLTNMWSVLETLTPSEYMEFRDVLGPSSGFQSLQYRTIEFLLGNKNAQMLKVFAHDATGHAALKDVLEAPSLYDELLIYLARWGHAIPQRERDWSQSHVADPALVSVFERIYEDTGTYWREYALCEDLVDVETQFQLWRFRHMRTVLRIIGFKRGTGGSSGVGFLKQALELTFFPELFEVRTAIGPGAAYGAPPA
- the hppD gene encoding 4-hydroxyphenylpyruvate dioxygenase, with the translated sequence MSVQTATPGTGTGPNLGMQVTTFENPLGINGFEFVEFAAPQGQGELLHDYFRKMGFTAVLRHKTRPITVYRQGGVNFLVNEDPDSFAADFAAKHGPSACGFAIRFQKPAGVVFDTVVNNGGEAITDKAASKAVDAPVVKGIGDCMLYLVDRYGDNGSMYEDFLPVQGAEQDPVGFGLTFIDHLTHNLYFGNMQKWSDYYERLFNFREIRYFDIKGAKTGLVSKAMTAPDGIVRIPLNESSDPKSQINEYLDAYKGEGIQHIACFTDNIYDTVEAMRAQGVEFLDTPETYFEVIDQRVPNHGEDVARLAKNKILIDADAETKQRKLLQIFTQNAIGPIFFEIIQRKGNEGFGEGNFQALFESIERDQMKRGVL
- a CDS encoding peptide MFS transporter, yielding MSGAASTTTPGAPIPEFKQVMGHPQPLWMLFMTEFWERFAFYGIRWALVLYIVAQFYAGSSTGEASANQTYGAYLALVYAGAIFGGYVADRVLGYQRSILLGAVIMAAGLFMISMPNPEVFKFGLATIIAGNGLFKPNISTMVGKLYSPTDGRRDSGFTIFYMGINLGAMFAPIFTGWLASKVFGTDEMPAYKMVFISAGIGMLVSLVWFWFGRAQLAGIGRPPEADGGGKHKVLYVLGGALVAIPLIYFLLSIAATTLQWYVLFPMFALLCIMILIEGIKEGPVQRDRAIAMLIIFTFNILFWMFFEQAGSSFTFLAEKIVDKNVMGFAFPVAWFQSVNSLAIIAFAPIMAWLWVKLGNANPSIPRKFGLGLIFNGLAFLLLMFALTSLLNAAGMIPFWTLFMVYVIQSIGELCLSPIGLSMVTKLAPLRLVGFGMGGWFLSTGIGNNLSGIFAGHVSGETGMTAASALSGYTFGFWALVIPGALLFLIAPLIQRLMHGVK
- the hmgA gene encoding homogentisate 1,2-dioxygenase, whose protein sequence is MKSNGYQSGFGNEFATEAVAGTLPEGRNSPQRVAHGLYAEQLSGTAFTAPRSHNRRSWLYRIRPAAMHGAFAPYLHSHFHNDFGKAPVTPDQLRWSPPPMPQVPVDFVDGLFTMAGNGSPEGQNGIGVHLYAANKPMQGRYFYDADGELLIVPQQGRLHIATEMGVLDVEPQEIAVIPRGVRFRVELPDGQARGYVCENFGAMLQLPDLGPIGSNGLANPRDFLTPNAAYEEAEGEFELIAKFQGHLWRAPIGHSPLDVVGWHGNYAPYKYDLRRFNTIGSISYDHPDPSIFLVLHSPSDTPGTSNMDFVIFPPRWLVAQDTFRPPWFHRNIASEFMGLVTGVYDAKAEGFAPGGCSLHNSMTGHGPDAATFEKASAADLSKPDVITGTMAFMFESRAVIRPTRQALDAAYRQRDYQACWAGLKKNFAPT